In Helianthus annuus cultivar XRQ/B chromosome 8, HanXRQr2.0-SUNRISE, whole genome shotgun sequence, a single genomic region encodes these proteins:
- the LOC110936282 gene encoding uncharacterized protein LOC110936282 codes for MGDLKNKLLFTWDQEHCTDSGFMCLENQDKPLFLKELSHIWEKKYQNLSWSDGEYSASNTPLVTYPEKALLNPVSLMRTKYMMECLNDATAYGAGSASCCSNQDVMLGSTNKLSTSPEDSLCRSALMTIVL; via the exons ATGGGAGATCTCAAAAACAAGTTATTGTTCACTTGG GATCAAGAACACTGCACAGATTCAGGTTTCATGTGTCTGGAAAACCAAGATAAGCCGCTGTTCTTGAAAGAACTTAGTCATATATGGGAGAAAAAGTACCAGAATCTTTCGTGGAGTGATGGAGAATATTCGGCTTCCAACACGCCGTTGGTCACCTATCCTGAGAAGGCCCTTCTAAATCCT GTAAGTCTGATGCGTACCAAGTATATGATGGAATGCCTTAATGACGCCACTGCCTATGGTGCTGGTTCCGCCTCTTGCTGCTCGAACCAG GATGTGATGCTGGGAAGCACCAACAAGCTTTCAACCTCACCGGAGGATTCGCTCTGTCGAAGTGCTTTGATGACGATAGTCCTATAA